The Elgaria multicarinata webbii isolate HBS135686 ecotype San Diego chromosome 1, rElgMul1.1.pri, whole genome shotgun sequence genome has a window encoding:
- the TOMM6 gene encoding mitochondrial import receptor subunit TOM6 homolog, with translation MAPGGQAAASGGSSSAVTPEGLRGWIRGAYRFATDRNDFRRNLIVNLGLFAVGVWVARNLTDIDLMAPQPVT, from the exons ATGGCGCCGGGTGGGCAGGCAGCGGCCAGCGGCGGTAGCTCCAGTGCGGTGACGCCTGAAGGGCTGCGGGGCTGGATCCGAGGGGCCTACCGCTTCGCCACCGACCGCAATGATTTCCGCAG gAACCTTATAGTTAACCTGGGTCTGTTTGCGGTGGGAGTTTGGGTAGCCAGAAACTTAACAGACATCGATTTAATGGCACCACAGCCTGTTACATAG